A stretch of the Streptomyces sp. NBC_00078 genome encodes the following:
- a CDS encoding 5-formyltetrahydrofolate cyclo-ligase — MSHLGRAAEPDKRMLRRGFLAVRSRLTVDDVREAATALAGRALRLPELAQARTVAAYVSVGSEPGTLTLLDALRARGVRVLLPALLPDNDLDWGAYAGEGSLARVQHGGKMALFEPSGERLGPDAVTGADVVLLPGLAVDARGMRLGRGGGSYDRVLARLERAGSHPALVVLLYDSEVVEHVPEEAHDRPVQAVVTPSGMRRFGSG; from the coding sequence ATGAGTCACCTCGGACGTGCGGCCGAGCCTGACAAGCGAATGTTGCGGCGAGGGTTCCTCGCGGTGAGAAGCAGGTTGACGGTCGATGACGTGCGGGAGGCCGCGACCGCGCTGGCCGGGCGCGCGCTCCGGCTGCCCGAGCTGGCGCAGGCCCGCACGGTGGCGGCGTACGTCTCCGTGGGCAGCGAGCCGGGGACGCTCACGCTGCTGGACGCGCTGCGCGCGCGGGGCGTGCGCGTGCTGCTCCCCGCGCTGCTTCCGGACAACGACCTCGACTGGGGCGCGTACGCCGGAGAGGGCTCCCTCGCGCGGGTCCAACACGGCGGGAAAATGGCTCTCTTCGAGCCGTCCGGGGAGCGTCTCGGCCCGGACGCCGTGACCGGGGCGGACGTCGTGCTGCTGCCCGGGCTCGCGGTCGACGCGCGCGGGATGCGGCTGGGGCGCGGCGGAGGGTCGTACGACCGCGTCCTCGCACGTCTGGAGCGCGCGGGCTCGCATCCCGCGCTCGTGGTGCTGCTGTACGACTCGGAGGTCGTCGAGCACGTACCGGAGGAGGCGCACGACCGGCCGGTGCAGGCGGTGGTGACGCCTTCGGGAATGCGCCGCTTCGGGAGCGGCTGA
- a CDS encoding low temperature requirement protein A, whose protein sequence is MTSSSTPPSASAGEPADHRPLRRLRARGRDEAHRVASPLELFFDLCFVVAIAQAGAQLVHAMAEGHAGVGILNYAMIFFAIWWAWMNFTWFASAYDNDDALYRVVTLVQIAGVLVLAAGVSRAFEEHDYLAVWLGYVIMRLAMASQWLRVARSTEGAERTMAYRYAGGVLLCLIGWLGLVLLPEDARAWVFLVMVFAELGVPLFAEKDHPTSWHPHHIAERYGLFTIIVLGETIAAATVAMKSGVDEHDALGDLLPIAAGGLLIIFAAWWIYFVVPIHGHLRSNRQSFLWGYGHYLIFASAAAIGAGLEVGVEQAVGKAHISTLAASAAVTLPTALFLLTVWALHSRFYKVGIAQQLVLPTTALLVIACTFLGDWAVFAAGLVSALAVATGTTLTARTAAAERGASGSGGERATTPLA, encoded by the coding sequence ATGACGAGCAGTTCGACTCCCCCGTCGGCGTCCGCCGGCGAGCCCGCGGACCACAGACCGCTGCGCAGGCTCAGGGCCCGCGGCCGCGACGAGGCGCATCGCGTCGCGTCACCGCTGGAGCTCTTCTTCGACCTTTGCTTCGTAGTGGCCATCGCCCAGGCCGGCGCCCAGCTGGTGCATGCCATGGCCGAGGGGCACGCGGGCGTGGGGATCCTCAACTACGCGATGATCTTCTTCGCCATCTGGTGGGCGTGGATGAACTTCACCTGGTTCGCCTCGGCGTACGACAACGACGACGCGCTCTACCGGGTGGTCACACTGGTCCAGATCGCCGGTGTGCTGGTCCTCGCGGCCGGGGTCTCGCGGGCGTTCGAGGAGCACGACTACCTGGCCGTGTGGCTGGGCTACGTGATCATGCGGCTCGCCATGGCGTCGCAGTGGCTGCGCGTGGCGCGGTCGACCGAGGGCGCCGAGCGAACGATGGCGTATCGGTACGCCGGCGGCGTGCTGCTGTGCCTGATCGGCTGGCTGGGGCTGGTGCTGCTGCCGGAGGACGCCCGGGCGTGGGTGTTCCTGGTGATGGTGTTCGCGGAGTTGGGCGTGCCGCTGTTCGCGGAGAAGGACCACCCCACGTCCTGGCACCCGCACCACATCGCCGAGCGGTACGGACTGTTCACGATCATCGTGCTCGGCGAGACCATCGCGGCGGCCACCGTCGCCATGAAGTCGGGCGTGGACGAGCACGACGCCCTGGGCGACCTGTTGCCGATCGCGGCGGGCGGACTGCTGATCATCTTCGCCGCCTGGTGGATCTACTTCGTGGTGCCGATCCACGGTCATCTCCGCTCCAACCGGCAGTCCTTTCTCTGGGGTTACGGCCACTACCTGATCTTCGCTTCGGCGGCCGCCATCGGCGCCGGCCTGGAGGTGGGGGTGGAGCAGGCGGTCGGCAAGGCCCACATCTCCACGCTGGCCGCGTCTGCTGCGGTGACCCTGCCGACGGCGCTGTTCCTGCTCACGGTCTGGGCGTTGCACTCCCGCTTCTACAAGGTGGGCATCGCGCAGCAGCTGGTGCTGCCGACCACTGCCCTGCTGGTGATCGCATGCACGTTCCTCGGCGACTGGGCGGTGTTCGCGGCGGGGCTGGTGTCGGCGCTGGCCGTGGCCACCGGGACGACGCTGACGGCGCGGACGGCCGCCGCGGAGCGCGGGGCGAGCGGCTCCGGCGGAGAGCGCGCCACCACCCCGTTGGCGTGA
- a CDS encoding MFS transporter, which produces MASTVTSRPGYGQLLRTRGAWTFLLPGFAARQPFAMLTISIVLLVQHTTGSFGAAGAAAAVTGVSMALFAPYSGRLADRHGQRAVLIPGVLLHSLSGLTLTALALAHAPLWALFAAAVPTGASVPQVGPMVRARWGGKLQGTPLMTTAAAFESVTDELTFVFGPLLATALCTTVAPAAGLVTEASLTLLGGLLFAAQKGTQPPGTVAGHARVEHVSALRVPGVRVLIVAFLGIGSVFGGMQVSLAAFTESIGEPGLNGVLYGVFAAGNMLSGIVCGAVAWKVAPQRRLVLGYGGLALAASGLWAAHSVLLLAGLGLVVGMCIAPALITGYTLVEDLVPAGARTEAFTWLTGAVALGQAAAVTVAGQLEDHFWGGAGFLVPAGGTVLALATLVALRTRLAARPRSRTVARGVGHRVPVTVD; this is translated from the coding sequence GTGGCATCCACGGTCACCTCCCGCCCGGGCTACGGACAGCTGCTGCGCACCCGCGGCGCCTGGACGTTCCTGCTCCCCGGCTTCGCGGCACGCCAGCCGTTCGCGATGCTCACCATCTCGATCGTGCTGCTCGTGCAGCACACCACCGGCTCCTTCGGCGCGGCGGGCGCCGCGGCGGCCGTAACCGGTGTCTCCATGGCGCTGTTCGCGCCCTACAGCGGCCGTCTCGCCGACCGCCACGGACAGCGCGCCGTACTCATCCCCGGCGTGCTGCTGCACTCACTGTCGGGCCTGACCCTGACGGCACTCGCGCTGGCCCACGCGCCCCTGTGGGCGCTGTTCGCGGCGGCCGTTCCGACGGGCGCCTCGGTACCGCAGGTCGGGCCCATGGTGCGCGCCCGCTGGGGCGGGAAGCTCCAGGGCACGCCCCTGATGACCACCGCGGCCGCCTTCGAGTCCGTCACGGACGAGCTGACCTTCGTCTTCGGCCCGCTGCTCGCCACCGCCCTGTGCACCACCGTCGCCCCGGCCGCGGGCCTGGTGACGGAGGCGTCACTGACGCTGCTCGGCGGTCTGCTGTTCGCGGCACAGAAGGGCACTCAGCCGCCCGGCACCGTCGCCGGGCACGCGCGCGTGGAGCACGTTTCCGCACTGCGCGTCCCTGGTGTCCGCGTGCTGATCGTGGCCTTCCTCGGCATCGGCTCCGTCTTCGGCGGCATGCAGGTCTCGCTCGCCGCGTTCACCGAGTCGATCGGCGAGCCCGGCCTGAACGGTGTCCTGTACGGCGTCTTCGCCGCGGGCAACATGCTCTCCGGCATCGTCTGCGGCGCCGTCGCCTGGAAGGTGGCCCCGCAGCGGCGCCTGGTCCTCGGGTACGGCGGCCTCGCCCTGGCTGCCTCCGGCCTGTGGGCCGCGCACTCGGTACTCCTGCTGGCCGGCCTCGGTCTCGTCGTCGGCATGTGCATCGCGCCCGCGCTGATCACCGGCTACACGCTGGTCGAGGACCTGGTCCCGGCCGGCGCCCGTACCGAGGCCTTCACCTGGCTGACCGGCGCGGTGGCGCTCGGCCAGGCGGCGGCCGTCACGGTCGCCGGACAGCTGGAGGACCACTTCTGGGGCGGCGCCGGATTCCTGGTGCCCGCGGGCGGCACCGTGCTCGCCCTCGCCACGCTCGTGGCCCTCCGGACTCGGCTGGCCGCACGACCCCGCAGCCGGACCGTCGCACGTGGCGTCGGTCACCGCGTGCCGGTGACGGTGGACTGA
- a CDS encoding penicillin acylase family protein: MPPNTTATTGDKPGKSGRKKGRKARLVVLVLVLAIIGGIAFGAYWSISTVRASFPQTKGSITLDGLSGPVDVKRDGNGIPQIYASSDADLFMAQGYVQAQDRFYEMDVRRHMTSGRLSEMFGKGQVKNDEFLRTLGWDRVAKQEYDTKLSASTKKNLQAYAKGVNAYLQGKDGKDISLEYAALGFTNDYKPAQWTPVDSVSWLKAMAWDLRGNMQDEIDRALMTSRLGPKQIADLYPDYPYSRNKAIVQEGQYDELTKTFEQNGGTSGSGTSTSGTTGTSSTSTGSALQSQLSGLYNVLDDVPTAVGVNGQGIGSNSWVVAGSHTITGHPLLANDPHLSASLPSVWYQMGLHCRTVSSKCQYDVTGYTFAGMPGVVIGHNQDIAWGMTNSGVDVTDLYLEKLSGDGYLYDGTVKPLTTREETIKVAGGSAKKIIVRQTADGMPLLSDRDDELVKVGKKATVDTAAPDRGDGYGIALRWTALDPGTSMDAVFAMDRASNWSGFRSAAKLFDVPSQNLVYADRTNIGYTLPGKIPTRAKKADGSIPAPGWDSGYKWTGYIPQDALPYEYNPKRGYIVTANQAVVDPDKYPYTLTTDWGYGTRSQRITDLIESKIKGGGKVSTDDMRQMQLDNSSEIAKLLVPKLLKIDIKDKDVRQAQELLEGWDYTQDADSAAAAYFNAVWRNVLKLAFGNKLPKELRVEGQCLWVDPVSSTGPADDTNKVRECGQRDADQAQPDGGDRWFEVVRTLMNDQKSDWWTTPKSLTRPGANDNRDDLFARAMIDARWELTAKLGKDIDTWSWGRLHRLFLKNQTLGTDGPAFVKYILNRGPWKLSGGEATVNATGWNAAGGYGVVWVPSMRMVVNLGDLDKSKWINLTGASGHAYSAHYTDQTSKWVKGELLDWSFTDKAVDQGTSDTLVLKP, encoded by the coding sequence ATGCCCCCCAACACCACCGCCACAACGGGTGACAAGCCCGGCAAGTCCGGCAGGAAGAAGGGGCGCAAAGCCCGATTGGTCGTGCTCGTCCTGGTGCTGGCCATCATCGGCGGCATCGCCTTCGGGGCGTACTGGTCCATCAGCACCGTCCGGGCGTCGTTCCCGCAGACGAAGGGCTCGATCACTCTCGACGGTCTGTCAGGCCCCGTCGACGTCAAGCGCGACGGCAACGGCATCCCGCAGATCTACGCCTCCTCCGACGCGGACCTGTTCATGGCGCAGGGCTACGTCCAGGCGCAGGACCGGTTCTACGAGATGGACGTGCGCCGCCACATGACCTCCGGGCGCCTGTCGGAGATGTTCGGCAAGGGCCAGGTCAAGAACGACGAGTTCCTGCGGACCCTGGGCTGGGACCGCGTCGCGAAGCAGGAGTACGACACAAAACTGTCGGCCTCCACCAAGAAGAACCTCCAGGCCTACGCCAAGGGAGTCAACGCCTACCTGCAGGGCAAGGACGGCAAGGACATCTCCCTGGAGTACGCGGCGCTGGGCTTCACCAACGACTACAAGCCCGCGCAGTGGACCCCCGTCGACTCGGTCTCGTGGCTGAAGGCGATGGCCTGGGACCTGCGCGGCAACATGCAGGACGAGATCGACCGCGCCCTGATGACCAGTCGGCTCGGCCCCAAGCAGATCGCCGACCTGTACCCGGACTACCCCTACAGCCGCAACAAGGCGATCGTCCAGGAGGGCCAGTACGACGAGCTCACCAAGACGTTCGAGCAGAACGGCGGCACGTCCGGCAGTGGCACGTCCACGAGCGGCACGACGGGCACGTCCTCGACGTCGACGGGCTCGGCCCTGCAGAGCCAGCTGTCGGGTCTCTACAACGTCCTGGATGACGTGCCCACGGCCGTCGGCGTGAACGGCCAGGGCATCGGCTCCAACTCCTGGGTCGTCGCCGGAAGTCACACCATCACCGGCCACCCCCTGCTGGCCAACGACCCGCACCTGTCGGCCTCGCTGCCGTCCGTCTGGTACCAGATGGGCCTGCACTGCCGCACCGTCTCCAGCAAGTGTCAGTACGACGTCACCGGTTACACCTTCGCGGGCATGCCCGGCGTGGTCATCGGCCACAACCAGGACATCGCCTGGGGCATGACCAACTCCGGTGTCGACGTCACCGACCTCTACCTGGAGAAGCTCAGCGGCGACGGATACCTGTACGACGGCACCGTCAAGCCCCTCACCACGCGTGAGGAGACCATCAAGGTCGCCGGCGGCTCCGCCAAGAAGATCATCGTCCGCCAGACCGCCGACGGCATGCCACTGCTGTCCGACCGGGACGACGAGCTCGTCAAGGTCGGCAAGAAGGCCACCGTCGACACGGCCGCGCCCGACCGCGGCGACGGCTACGGCATCGCGCTGCGCTGGACCGCCCTCGACCCCGGCACCTCCATGGACGCCGTCTTCGCGATGGACAGGGCCTCGAACTGGAGCGGGTTCCGCTCCGCGGCCAAACTGTTCGACGTGCCCTCGCAGAACCTCGTCTACGCCGACAGGACCAACATCGGCTACACGCTGCCCGGGAAGATCCCCACGCGCGCGAAGAAGGCCGACGGCTCCATCCCCGCGCCCGGCTGGGACTCCGGCTACAAGTGGACCGGGTACATCCCGCAGGACGCGCTGCCCTACGAGTACAACCCGAAGCGCGGCTACATCGTCACCGCCAACCAGGCCGTGGTCGACCCGGACAAGTACCCCTACACGCTCACCACGGACTGGGGCTACGGCACCCGAAGCCAGCGCATCACCGACCTCATCGAGTCGAAGATCAAGGGCGGCGGCAAGGTCTCCACCGACGACATGCGCCAGATGCAGCTGGACAACAGCAGCGAGATCGCCAAGCTGCTCGTCCCCAAGCTGCTGAAGATCGACATCAAGGACAAGGACGTCCGCCAGGCGCAGGAACTGCTGGAGGGCTGGGACTACACCCAGGACGCCGACTCGGCTGCCGCCGCCTACTTCAACGCGGTCTGGCGCAACGTCCTCAAGCTCGCCTTCGGCAACAAGCTGCCCAAGGAACTGCGGGTCGAAGGCCAGTGCCTGTGGGTCGATCCCGTCAGTAGCACCGGGCCCGCGGACGACACGAACAAGGTCCGTGAGTGCGGTCAGCGCGACGCCGACCAGGCACAGCCGGACGGCGGCGACCGCTGGTTCGAGGTCGTGCGCACCCTCATGAACGACCAGAAGAGCGACTGGTGGACCACGCCCAAGTCGCTCACCCGGCCCGGCGCGAACGACAACCGTGACGATCTGTTCGCGCGCGCCATGATCGACGCCCGCTGGGAGCTGACCGCCAAGCTCGGCAAGGACATCGACACCTGGAGCTGGGGCCGGCTGCACCGCCTGTTCCTGAAGAACCAGACCCTCGGCACCGACGGCCCCGCCTTCGTGAAGTACATCCTCAACCGCGGACCCTGGAAGCTCAGCGGCGGCGAGGCGACGGTCAACGCCACCGGCTGGAACGCCGCCGGCGGCTACGGTGTCGTGTGGGTGCCGTCGATGCGGATGGTGGTCAACCTCGGCGACCTCGACAAGTCGAAGTGGATCAACCTCACCGGCGCCTCGGGGCACGCCTACAGTGCCCACTACACCGACCAGACGAGCAAGTGGGTCAAGGGTGAACTGCTCGACTGGAGCTTCACCGACAAGGCCGTGGACCAGGGCACGAGCGACACCCTCGTGCTGAAGCCGTGA
- a CDS encoding potassium/proton antiporter encodes MRVSQGRERPLTVHHLNQLLLVCSLVLLVAVAAVRISSRSGLPSLLVYLGIGIAMGQDGIGDVRFDNAELTQVIGYAALVVILAEGGLSTKWKEIRPALPAASALAVVGVAVSVGVTATAAHHLIGLEWRQALIIGAVVSSTDAAAVFSVLRKIPLPARVTGTLEAESGFNDAPVVILVVAFSTVGPVEHWYALLGEIALELAIGAAIGLAVGWLGSWGLRHVALPASGLYPIAVMAIAVTAYAGGALAHGSGFLGVYLASMVMGNAKLPHWPATRGFADGLGWIAQIGMFVLLGLLVTPHELGDDVWPALVIGLVLTMVARPLGVMLCLTPFRVPWQEQTLMSWAGLRGAVPIILATIPMVQGMDASRRIFNIVFVLVVVYTLVQGPTLPWLARTLRLGEDQEAADLGVESAPLERLRGHLLSVAIPEGSRMHGVEVNELRLPAGAAVTLVVREGKSFVPLPTTVLRHGDELLVVATDPVRDAAERRLRAVGHGGKLAGWLGTNGARPGR; translated from the coding sequence ATGCGTGTGAGCCAGGGAAGGGAACGGCCGCTGACTGTCCACCATCTCAACCAGCTTCTGCTCGTCTGCTCGCTCGTCCTGCTCGTCGCTGTGGCAGCGGTCCGGATCTCCTCGCGCAGCGGGCTCCCCAGCCTGCTCGTGTACCTGGGGATCGGCATCGCCATGGGACAGGACGGCATCGGCGACGTCCGCTTCGACAACGCCGAACTCACTCAGGTCATCGGATACGCGGCCCTCGTCGTGATCCTGGCCGAAGGTGGACTGAGCACGAAGTGGAAGGAGATCAGGCCCGCCCTGCCGGCCGCCTCCGCGCTGGCAGTGGTCGGCGTCGCGGTGAGCGTCGGAGTCACGGCCACGGCCGCCCACCATCTGATCGGGCTGGAGTGGCGTCAGGCGCTCATCATCGGGGCCGTCGTCTCCTCGACGGACGCGGCGGCGGTCTTCTCGGTCCTGCGGAAGATCCCTCTGCCCGCGCGCGTGACGGGCACCCTGGAGGCCGAGTCCGGTTTCAACGACGCACCCGTGGTCATCCTGGTCGTCGCCTTCTCCACGGTGGGTCCGGTCGAACACTGGTACGCACTGCTGGGCGAGATAGCCCTGGAGCTGGCCATCGGCGCAGCCATCGGCCTCGCGGTGGGCTGGCTCGGCTCCTGGGGCCTCAGGCACGTGGCGCTGCCCGCCTCCGGCCTCTATCCGATCGCCGTCATGGCGATCGCGGTCACGGCATACGCGGGCGGTGCACTGGCGCACGGCAGCGGCTTCCTGGGCGTCTACCTCGCCTCGATGGTGATGGGCAACGCGAAGCTGCCCCACTGGCCCGCGACGCGCGGCTTCGCCGACGGGCTCGGCTGGATCGCCCAGATCGGCATGTTCGTCCTGCTCGGTCTCCTGGTCACTCCGCACGAGCTGGGCGACGACGTGTGGCCCGCGCTCGTCATCGGCCTGGTACTGACGATGGTGGCGCGGCCCCTGGGCGTGATGCTGTGCCTGACGCCGTTCCGGGTGCCCTGGCAGGAGCAGACCCTGATGTCCTGGGCCGGGCTGCGCGGCGCGGTCCCCATCATTCTCGCGACCATCCCGATGGTGCAGGGCATGGACGCCAGCCGCCGCATCTTCAACATCGTCTTCGTCCTGGTCGTCGTCTACACCCTGGTCCAGGGGCCGACGCTGCCGTGGCTCGCCCGCACGCTGCGCCTGGGGGAGGACCAGGAGGCCGCCGACCTCGGCGTCGAGTCCGCTCCGCTGGAGCGGCTGCGCGGGCATCTGCTGTCGGTCGCGATCCCCGAGGGGTCGAGGATGCACGGCGTCGAGGTCAACGAGCTGCGGCTGCCGGCCGGGGCCGCCGTCACCCTCGTCGTACGCGAAGGAAAATCGTTTGTCCCGCTGCCCACGACGGTCCTGCGGCACGGCGACGAGTTGCTCGTCGTCGCCACGGATCCGGTGCGGGACGCGGCGGAGCGGCGACTGCGCGCCGTGGGCCACGGCGGCAAGCTGGCCGGGTGGCTCGGGACGAACGGGGCGCGGCCGGGGCGCTGA
- a CDS encoding S-methyl-5'-thioadenosine phosphorylase, with translation MANAEIGVIGGSGFYSFLDDVTEVEVDTPYGPPSDSLFLGEIAGRRVAFLPRHGRGHHLPPHRINYRANLWALRSVGVRQVLGPCAVGGLRPEYGPGTLLVPDQLVDRTKSRVGTYFDGLPLPGGNIPNVVHVSLADPYCPVGRAAALKAARGSGWEPVDGGTLVVVEGPRFSTRAESLWHQAQGWSVVGMTGHPEAALARELELCYSSMTLVTDLDAGAETGEGVSHDEVLQVFAANVDRLRGVLFDAVAALPANEDRDCLCTEALGGMDPGFELP, from the coding sequence ATGGCGAACGCAGAGATCGGTGTAATCGGCGGCTCGGGCTTCTACTCGTTCCTCGACGACGTGACCGAGGTCGAGGTGGACACCCCGTACGGGCCGCCCAGCGACTCCCTCTTCCTCGGCGAGATCGCCGGCCGACGGGTCGCGTTCCTGCCCCGCCACGGGCGTGGCCATCACCTGCCGCCGCACCGGATCAACTATCGGGCCAATCTCTGGGCGCTGCGGTCGGTCGGCGTGCGCCAGGTGCTCGGACCCTGCGCGGTGGGCGGCCTGCGCCCCGAGTACGGGCCGGGCACGCTGCTCGTGCCGGACCAGCTGGTCGACCGTACGAAGTCCCGTGTGGGCACGTATTTCGACGGGCTGCCGCTGCCTGGCGGAAACATCCCGAACGTGGTGCACGTGTCCCTGGCGGACCCCTACTGCCCTGTCGGACGTGCGGCCGCCCTCAAGGCCGCGCGCGGGAGCGGCTGGGAGCCCGTGGACGGCGGCACCCTGGTCGTGGTCGAGGGGCCGCGCTTCTCCACTCGCGCCGAATCGCTCTGGCATCAGGCGCAGGGCTGGTCGGTGGTCGGCATGACCGGCCACCCCGAGGCGGCCCTCGCCCGTGAACTGGAGCTCTGCTACTCGTCGATGACGCTGGTCACCGACCTCGACGCGGGTGCCGAGACCGGTGAGGGCGTCTCGCACGACGAGGTACTGCAGGTGTTCGCGGCGAACGTGGACCGGCTGCGGGGCGTGTTGTTCGACGCGGTGGCCGCCCTGCCGGCGAACGAGGACCGGGACTGCCTCTGCACGGAGGCACTGGGCGGGATGGATCCGGGGTTCGAGCTGCCGTAA
- the mscL gene encoding large conductance mechanosensitive channel protein MscL: MSEKKEPSVWQGFKAFLMRGNVVDLAVAVVIGAAFTNIVNAVVKGIINPLVGTIGTQNLDAYKACLSEKCEGNQGIQILWGSVLGATLTFVITAAVVYFLMVLPMSKYLARQEARRKAREGTHEVLEVTELEVLKEIRDALVAQRGSGHSEH, encoded by the coding sequence GTGAGCGAGAAGAAGGAACCGAGCGTCTGGCAGGGCTTCAAGGCCTTCCTGATGCGCGGGAACGTCGTCGATCTGGCGGTGGCGGTGGTCATCGGCGCCGCGTTCACCAACATCGTGAACGCGGTGGTGAAGGGGATCATCAACCCGCTGGTCGGGACGATCGGAACCCAGAACCTCGACGCCTACAAGGCCTGCCTGAGCGAGAAGTGCGAGGGCAACCAGGGCATCCAGATCCTGTGGGGCTCGGTCCTCGGCGCCACCCTCACGTTCGTGATCACCGCGGCCGTCGTGTACTTCCTGATGGTGCTGCCGATGTCGAAGTACCTGGCCCGGCAGGAGGCCCGCAGGAAGGCGCGGGAGGGCACGCACGAGGTGCTGGAGGTGACCGAGCTGGAGGTGCTCAAGGAGATCCGCGACGCACTGGTCGCACAGCGTGGTTCCGGGCACAGCGAGCACTAG
- a CDS encoding FmdB family zinc ribbon protein: MPTYQYQCTECGEGLEAVQKFTDDALTECPNCSGRLKKVFSAVGIVFKGSGFYRNDSRGSSSSSAPASSKPSTSTSSSEPSSSSSSSSSSSSSSSSSSSDSKSSSAGSSSSSAA; encoded by the coding sequence GTGCCGACCTACCAGTACCAGTGCACCGAGTGCGGCGAGGGCCTCGAGGCGGTGCAGAAGTTCACCGATGACGCCCTGACCGAGTGCCCCAACTGCAGTGGCCGCCTGAAGAAGGTGTTCTCCGCGGTAGGCATTGTCTTCAAGGGCTCCGGCTTCTACCGCAACGACAGCCGCGGCTCCTCGTCGAGCAGCGCGCCGGCGTCGTCGAAGCCGTCGACGTCCACTTCGTCGTCGGAGCCGTCCTCGTCGTCGTCCTCTTCGAGTTCGTCGTCGTCTTCGTCGTCTTCGTCGTCCTCGGACTCGAAGTCGTCGAGCGCCGGCTCGTCGTCCAGCAGCGCCGCGTAG
- the galU gene encoding UTP--glucose-1-phosphate uridylyltransferase GalU → MTQSHPRISKAVIPAAGLGTRFLPATKATPKEMLPVVDKPAIQYVVEEAVSAGLDDVLMITGRNKRPLEDHFDRNYELESALQKKGDAGRLAKVQESSDLATMHYVRQGDPRGLGHAVLCAAPHVGHEPFAVLLGDDLIDPRDPLLARMVDVQEQRGGSVIALMEVAPEQIHLYGCAAVEATEDGDVVKVTGMVEKPDAADAPSNYAIIGRYVLDPHVFGILRETEPGRGGEIQLTDALQQLAQDEKVGGPVHGVVFKGRRYDTGDRGDYLRAIVRLACEREDLGPDFRTWLRSYVAEEM, encoded by the coding sequence ATGACCCAGTCGCACCCAAGGATCAGTAAGGCTGTCATCCCCGCAGCAGGCCTCGGCACCCGGTTCCTGCCGGCCACCAAGGCCACTCCCAAGGAGATGCTGCCGGTCGTCGACAAGCCGGCGATCCAGTACGTGGTCGAGGAGGCCGTGTCCGCGGGCCTCGACGACGTCCTCATGATCACGGGCCGCAACAAGCGCCCCCTAGAGGACCACTTCGACCGCAACTACGAGCTGGAGTCCGCCCTCCAGAAGAAGGGCGACGCGGGCCGGCTCGCCAAGGTCCAGGAGTCCAGCGACCTCGCGACCATGCACTACGTGCGACAGGGTGACCCCCGGGGGCTCGGTCACGCCGTGCTGTGCGCCGCCCCGCACGTCGGCCACGAGCCCTTCGCCGTCCTGCTCGGCGACGACCTGATCGACCCGCGCGACCCGCTGCTCGCGCGCATGGTGGACGTCCAGGAGCAGCGCGGCGGCAGTGTCATCGCGCTCATGGAGGTCGCGCCGGAGCAGATCCACCTCTACGGATGCGCGGCCGTCGAGGCCACCGAGGACGGCGACGTCGTCAAGGTGACCGGCATGGTCGAGAAGCCGGACGCGGCGGACGCCCCCTCGAACTACGCCATCATCGGCCGCTACGTCCTCGACCCGCACGTCTTCGGCATCCTGCGCGAGACCGAGCCCGGCCGCGGCGGCGAGATCCAGCTCACCGACGCCCTCCAGCAGCTCGCGCAGGACGAGAAGGTCGGCGGCCCGGTGCACGGAGTCGTCTTCAAGGGCCGCCGCTATGACACCGGCGACCGCGGTGACTATCTGCGTGCCATTGTCAGGCTCGCGTGCGAACGTGAAGACCTGGGCCCGGACTTCCGGACCTGGCTTCGCAGTTACGTAGCCGAGGAGATGTAG